The Bacteroidota bacterium genome includes a region encoding these proteins:
- a CDS encoding SIS domain-containing protein, whose translation MMIDNSAQHRALEQFPNQIQYVLDNYKPHGLQVSQFSNVIIAGLGGSGIGGRLIKAYVAAKFPLPIECVSEYGLPAYANKSTLLILASYSGNTEETLAMYADGKTKGCHMLVVASGGKIVELAEADGVHYNIIQSGFQPRMALGYSLTVQVKIFAELMGENPDESLQALVEKTSDKTPYLETAEDIFEAIKKHLDKKIIIVTDAQFEAVGIRFAQQVQENAKAEAFVHVLPEANHNVIETYYGQVASVFIFIHSQENERTENRFDFLNSLLEVEYHKVVHVAVVDFHLAAIYETIFRLDWLSLLIADYKQVDSMNVPNIASLKEFLEHC comes from the coding sequence ATGATGATTGACAATTCAGCACAACACAGGGCATTAGAGCAGTTCCCAAACCAAATTCAATATGTATTGGATAATTACAAACCGCATGGACTACAAGTTTCGCAGTTCTCCAATGTTATTATTGCTGGCCTCGGTGGCAGCGGCATAGGAGGCAGGCTCATCAAAGCTTATGTGGCAGCTAAATTCCCGTTACCTATTGAATGTGTGAGCGAATACGGTTTGCCTGCTTATGCCAATAAAAGCACTTTGCTCATTTTGGCATCATACTCTGGCAATACAGAAGAAACACTAGCAATGTATGCCGATGGCAAGACCAAAGGTTGTCACATGTTGGTAGTGGCATCAGGTGGTAAAATTGTAGAATTGGCCGAAGCAGATGGTGTTCACTATAATATTATACAGTCAGGTTTTCAACCACGAATGGCCCTAGGTTATTCACTTACCGTGCAGGTGAAAATTTTTGCTGAGTTGATGGGAGAAAATCCTGATGAAAGCCTGCAAGCACTGGTAGAAAAGACAAGTGATAAAACACCCTATTTAGAAACTGCAGAAGATATTTTTGAAGCCATTAAAAAGCACCTCGATAAAAAGATTATTATAGTAACGGATGCACAATTTGAAGCGGTGGGAATTAGGTTTGCACAGCAGGTGCAGGAGAATGCCAAAGCTGAAGCATTTGTGCATGTACTGCCCGAAGCCAACCACAATGTGATAGAAACATATTATGGTCAGGTTGCTTCGGTATTTATATTTATACATTCGCAAGAAAATGAACGGACCGAAAACCGTTTCGATTTCCTAAATTCCTTACTCGAAGTAGAGTATCATAAAGTGGTGCATGTAGCGGTGGTCGATTTTCACTTGGCAGCTATATACGAAACAATATTCCGCCTCGATTGGTTATCGCTCCTTATAGCAGATTATAAACAAGTGGATTCGATGAATGTGCCCAATATAGCATCATTGAAAGAATTCTTAGAACATTGTTAA